The window AAGCTTTATGATTATATAAAATTAAAAATAAACTCTGGAGAGCTGCGCCCCGGAGACCCTATCAACCAGAAGGAGATATTTGAAGAACTCAATATCAGCCGCACTCCATACCGCGACTGTATGATTCAGCTTGAATCGGAGGGGTTTGTAAGGATCATCCCTTGTAAGGGTGTCGTTATTCGCGAGCTTTCCATAGATGAGGGTATGGACGCTCAGGAGGTGGGAGCCGCGCTTGAAGGTATGGCTTGTGAGCTCGCCTTTTACAACGCACGAGAAAGAAGCATACCCAAGCTTATCGAGTTGATTGCAAGGGCGGAAAAATGCTTCCACGATAACGAGCCTCTCGCCCCAAATCTGAATATGGAATTTCACATGGCCATCCTCGAACAGTCTCCAAACCACAGCCTTGTCGAACAGCTTATAAAGATGCGCGAGCGGATTTATGATTTTCCACAGCACGCCACGCTGCCATTGCTAAAATGGGAAAAAATGTTCTGGCAGGAGCACCGCCATTTGGTCGAGATACTGAAAAACGGCACACCCACCGAGTTTGGCCGTTATATGCGTGACGTACACTGGAAAGTTCAGGGAAGGGAAGAATATTGGGAGACCCTGCTCTCCGTCAAACCCGGAACAGTGAAGCAGTATTTTGAGCGGCGCCGTGCCTATTGCGAGCAGGAACGGGAGACAAATAACTAACACCATCCGCTTCCACCCCTCCGGCCAACGCCGGTTAATTCAGATGTCTGTCCCTGCCCAAGGATCACATGGGGCTGCCGCGCGGCGTTAAAATCCGTTATAATAGTGCGAGCAGCCATAAAAATCAGCACCCAAAGGGCGCTTTGACCAAGGGAGTAAAACATATGATCCGTTTTGAATGCGACTACGGCGAGGGGGCCCACCCCCTTATATTGGAGCGGCTCGCCGCCACAAACATGGAACAGACGGCGGGTTACGGCGAGGACCCGCACTGCGAGGCGGCCCGCGGTTACATAAGGGAGCTCTGCCGCATGCCCGACGCCGACGTACATTTCCTCGTCGGCGGCACACAGGCTAACCTCGCGGTCATCGCCGCCGCGCTGCGCCCCCACCAGGGCGTGATCGCCGCCGAGAGCGGCCATATCAACGTCCACGAGACGGGAGCGGTCGAGGCGACGGGACACAAGGTCATCACCGTGGCCGGCGAGGAGGGCAAGGTCACCGCAGACGAGATACGAGTCGTCTATGAGAGCCACTGGAAGGACCCGACCCATGAACACCTCGCCCAACCGGCGATGGTCTATATCTCAAACCCCAGCGAGATCGGAACGGTCTACACGCTGGCGGAGCTTGAGGAGATCGCCAAGGTCTGCCGCAAGTGCGGGCTGCCGCTCTTTATGGACGGCGCGCGCCTCGGCTACGGTCTGGCCTGCGAGCTCTGCGACTATACGCTCGCCGATATCGCCGCCCTCTGCGACGTCTTTTATATCGGCGGCACGAAGGTCGGCGCGCTCTTCGGCGAGGCGGTCGTCATCACCAGCGATACGCTGAAAAGGGACTTCCGCTACATAATGAAACAGCGCGGCGGAATGCTCGCGAAGGGGCGGCTTCTGGGGATACAGTTTGAGACGCTCTTCGAAGACGGCCTCTACTTCAGGATATCGGAGCATGCCGTACGGCTGGCGATGAAGCTCCGCGCGGCCTGCGCGGCAAAGGGCTATTCTTTCCTCGTCGACTCGCGGACGAACCAGCAGTTTCCTATCCTGCCCAACGGCCTCATCGAAAAGCTCGGGGAACGCTATTCTTTCGCCCTCTGGCAGCCGACGGACGCGGCGCACACGGCGGTGCGCTTCTGCACCAGCTGGGCTACGAAAGAGGAGCATCTAGACGAACTGGTAGCGGCTCTGTAAGGGCGAGATCACAGCATAAGAAGCCGCGGCGGCGCTCGGTCAAACCGGCGCCGCCGCGGCCGTTTTATCTTAAATCCTTAAAATCCGAGCTGCGTCACGATAAAGGCCGCGGCGATCGAGGCGGGCAGCACCACGAGGATGTTGCCGCTGAACCAGCCGGTGAGAAATGCGACGACCGTAGCGGCGGCGGAGCTTTTGAAATCGCCCGTCGCCCAGAGGATGTCGGGGAAGACGAGCGAACCGATGACGGCGAAGGGGATATAGCTGAGCACCGAGGAGACGAAGGGCGGCAGCCGCCGTCCCGTGAGAAAAAAGGGCGGCAGTATGCGCGAGGGCGCGGTGACGCACATCATCAATATTGAGAGAAAGACGATCTTCGACATTATCCGCGCGCCTCCTTCCCGGTGGGAAAGAGCAGCGCGCCGATGACGGCGGCGGCACCGGCGGAGATTATTATCGCCAAACCACGGTTAAGCTGCGCAAAGAGGGGCAGCCATTTAAGGAGCGCCGAGAGCGTCATCGCGGAGAGCGTAACGATAAGCGCCGCGCGGCTTTTGCGGGCCGCGGGAATGATTATCGCCAGAAAGAGCGCGTAGATCGCGATGCCCATGCTCGACTGCAAATCGCGCGGCAAAAAGGCGGTTCCGATATAGCCGCAGAGGGTGAGGACGTTCCAGGTCAAGAATATCGGCAGCTGCACGCCCCAGAGAAAACCGGGCGCGACGATCTCCGCCTCCTGCAGGGAGGCGATACTGAAGCTCTCGTCGGTGAGAAAGAAAAAGAGGGCGAATTTTTCAAATGGGTTTATCCCCCTCTCCATACGCTGGGAGATGGAGGAGCCCATCATGATGTGGCGCGCGTTGAGAAGCGCAGTGGTGATGAGTATATCGGCCATTGATACACCGATCATCAGCATATTGAGCGCGGCAAACTGGCTGGCTCCCGCAAAAACGACCGCCGACATAAAGAGGCTTTCCCAGATGCTGAGTCCGGCGGTCTTCGCAAGGATGCCAAAGGCCATCGCGCTCGGTACCATGCCGATGATGACCGGCAGAGACTTTTTCGCGCCGGCGGAAAAACCGCCCGTAACGTTCCGACGTCCGGCGGTCTCCTGAACTCTTTCCATCCGCAACACCTCTGAAATATTTATTTTTACGAAACAATTATATAATTGTACACGCCGGTTCCTTAAATAACAACCGCCGTTGCCTTGGTGCGCACCCGCCAGCGGGCCGCTTGGCCCCCGACAGAGATAAATTCGATGTTTACCCCTTGGACTATTTTTTTAATTGCAGCATGTAGTGTATAATTCACATACCTGGAAGATATTTGACCCGCGTCGTTGAGGATTTAATATAGCGCGGTGGAGGACATTCTTGTAATGAATAACAGTACGGCTAACCTTTTTAAAGATGGTTCCTTCTGGCTGCTGGACGATTACACCGATGGCGTCTACATCAGCGATACCGAAAACCATCATCTGATATATATGAACAACGTCGGCCGCCGCATGTTCGGCATCGCGCCGGACGCCGATATCAGAGAGCTCCTCTGCCATGAGGTGCTGCACGGCTGCGGCACGCCATGTTCCTTTTGTATGCCGGAGCTGCTCTCGGAAAACAGATATTATGTCTGGGAACAGTTCAACAACATCATAGGCAAACATGTCGTCCTGCGTGACCGCCTTATAAAGGTAAACGGCCGTACGCTCCGACTGCAGACTATCACAGAGGCCGAGACAAAGGAGCAGATGGAACGGCTCATCACCACCAAAATACATACGGAAAATACACTGTTGGGCTGCGTCAGCGCCCTTGCGGACCAGGGAAATATCCACGGCGTGGAAAAATCCGTCACCGACATCCTGCGGGCGATCGCCGATTTCTATTCCGCTGACCGCGCCTATGTGCTGGAGCTTGAGCGCCCGTCGCTGGATATGCGCCACACCTATGAGTGGTGCCGCGCGGGGGTCGCCTCCGAGATCAATTCCGTGAGCAGCATAAACCTCTCCAACTTCCGTCAGCGGTGCTTCGCAGAGGGTACCAACATGATAATTAAAGACATCGAAGCGCTGAAAGAGAGCGATCCAGCGGAGTACGCGCGGCAGAAAAGCCGCGGCGTCAAGACCATTTACGTCGTTCCCTACATGGAGGGAGACGAGGTCAAGAGCTATGTCGGCGTGGATAATCCCAAACTGAACCTTAAAAACTTCTTCATGCTCAAGACGCTGACTCTGCTTATCGCCAACCAGATAGGCCAGTATCGGCTGCGCTGCCAGCGGGAATAC is drawn from Cloacibacillus porcorum and contains these coding sequences:
- a CDS encoding GntR family transcriptional regulator, which encodes MSFFHNESLRKKLYDYIKLKINSGELRPGDPINQKEIFEELNISRTPYRDCMIQLESEGFVRIIPCKGVVIRELSIDEGMDAQEVGAALEGMACELAFYNARERSIPKLIELIARAEKCFHDNEPLAPNLNMEFHMAILEQSPNHSLVEQLIKMRERIYDFPQHATLPLLKWEKMFWQEHRHLVEILKNGTPTEFGRYMRDVHWKVQGREEYWETLLSVKPGTVKQYFERRRAYCEQERETNN
- a CDS encoding threonine aldolase family protein, with protein sequence MIRFECDYGEGAHPLILERLAATNMEQTAGYGEDPHCEAARGYIRELCRMPDADVHFLVGGTQANLAVIAAALRPHQGVIAAESGHINVHETGAVEATGHKVITVAGEEGKVTADEIRVVYESHWKDPTHEHLAQPAMVYISNPSEIGTVYTLAELEEIAKVCRKCGLPLFMDGARLGYGLACELCDYTLADIAALCDVFYIGGTKVGALFGEAVVITSDTLKRDFRYIMKQRGGMLAKGRLLGIQFETLFEDGLYFRISEHAVRLAMKLRAACAAKGYSFLVDSRTNQQFPILPNGLIEKLGERYSFALWQPTDAAHTAVRFCTSWATKEEHLDELVAAL
- a CDS encoding AzlD domain-containing protein; protein product: MSKIVFLSILMMCVTAPSRILPPFFLTGRRLPPFVSSVLSYIPFAVIGSLVFPDILWATGDFKSSAAATVVAFLTGWFSGNILVVLPASIAAAFIVTQLGF
- a CDS encoding AzlC family ABC transporter permease, coding for MERVQETAGRRNVTGGFSAGAKKSLPVIIGMVPSAMAFGILAKTAGLSIWESLFMSAVVFAGASQFAALNMLMIGVSMADILITTALLNARHIMMGSSISQRMERGINPFEKFALFFFLTDESFSIASLQEAEIVAPGFLWGVQLPIFLTWNVLTLCGYIGTAFLPRDLQSSMGIAIYALFLAIIIPAARKSRAALIVTLSAMTLSALLKWLPLFAQLNRGLAIIISAGAAAVIGALLFPTGKEARG